The proteins below come from a single Kitasatospora sp. NBC_00315 genomic window:
- a CDS encoding glutaredoxin family protein, which produces MSPLLRRDKTPNPADRTVTLVGKPGCHLCDDARAVIVRVTAETGAAFEEKDITQDEELYRKYWEQIPVTLIDGRQHDFWRVDERRLRTALGA; this is translated from the coding sequence GTGAGCCCACTGCTGCGACGTGACAAGACCCCGAACCCGGCGGACCGCACCGTGACCCTGGTCGGAAAGCCGGGGTGTCACCTCTGCGACGACGCCCGCGCGGTGATCGTCCGGGTGACCGCCGAGACCGGCGCCGCCTTCGAGGAGAAGGACATCACCCAGGACGAGGAGCTGTACCGCAAGTACTGGGAGCAGATCCCGGTGACCCTGATCGACGGCCGGCAGCACGACTTCTGGCGGGTCGACGAGCGGCGGCTCCGGACGGCCCTCGGCGCCTGA
- a CDS encoding HAD family hydrolase: protein MAVLRRLTLTRRSPTERTALAGEAAAAAAEAALRAQPAPDGTSVPDGTSAPDAAAGHGGRAEHDEDAGHEPEGGPGGKRAKAPKAPAGNHTPDPDDPRAAAFFDCDNTILRGAAVFYLGIGLYRRDFFTHRDVARFAWQQAWFRLHGTEDPEHMADAQHTALGLVAGKRTADLEEICEEIFEDVIAEKIWPGTRALVQMHLDAGQRVWLVTAAPQEVARIIARRLGMTGALGTVAEARDGLYTGRLVGELLHGPAKAAAVRSLARRERLDLDRCAAYSDSSNDIPMLSLVGHPYVVNPDGALRRHARAMGWRVRDFRTGRKAARVGIPAAAALGVAAGATAAGVAIHRRHTA, encoded by the coding sequence ATGGCCGTGCTTCGAAGGCTCACCCTCACCAGGCGTTCCCCGACCGAGCGGACCGCGCTGGCGGGCGAGGCCGCCGCCGCGGCGGCGGAGGCGGCGTTGCGGGCGCAGCCCGCCCCGGACGGGACGAGCGTGCCCGACGGGACGAGCGCCCCGGACGCGGCGGCCGGGCACGGCGGGCGGGCGGAGCACGACGAGGACGCCGGGCACGAGCCGGAGGGCGGGCCGGGCGGGAAGCGGGCCAAGGCCCCCAAGGCGCCGGCCGGCAACCACACCCCCGACCCGGACGACCCCCGCGCCGCCGCCTTCTTCGACTGCGACAACACCATCCTGCGCGGCGCCGCGGTCTTCTACCTGGGCATCGGCCTCTACCGGCGCGACTTCTTCACCCACCGGGACGTGGCCCGGTTCGCCTGGCAGCAGGCCTGGTTCCGGCTGCACGGCACCGAGGACCCGGAGCACATGGCCGACGCCCAGCACACCGCGCTGGGTCTGGTGGCGGGCAAGCGCACCGCCGACCTGGAGGAGATCTGCGAGGAGATCTTCGAGGACGTCATCGCCGAGAAGATCTGGCCGGGCACCCGCGCGCTGGTCCAGATGCACCTCGACGCCGGCCAGCGGGTCTGGCTGGTCACCGCGGCCCCGCAGGAGGTGGCCCGGATCATCGCCCGCCGGCTCGGCATGACCGGCGCGCTCGGGACGGTCGCCGAGGCGCGGGACGGCCTCTACACCGGACGCCTGGTCGGCGAGCTGCTGCACGGCCCCGCCAAGGCGGCCGCCGTCCGCTCGCTGGCCCGCCGCGAGCGGCTCGACCTCGACCGCTGCGCCGCGTACAGCGACTCGTCCAACGACATCCCGATGCTCTCGCTGGTCGGCCACCCGTACGTGGTGAACCCGGACGGCGCGCTGCGCCGCCACGCCCGGGCGATGGGGTGGCGGGTGCGCGACTTCCGCACCGGCCGCAAGGCCGCCCGGGTGGGCATCCCGGCCGCGGCGGCGCTCGGGGTGGCCGCCGGAGCGACCGCGGCCGGCGTCGCGATCCACCGGCGGCACACCGCCTGA